The sequence catttatTACATTCGTAGGGTTTTATTCCAGTGTGAGTCCGTTCATGTTTAGTAAGGGCTGAACGATTCctaaaaactttcccacatttatcacattcatagggtttctctccggTATGAGTTTTCTTATGTTGGATAAGGTAAGAGCTCCAGATGAAAGATGTCCCACATTCATtatattcatagggtttctctgcAGTGTAAGTGCTTGTATGTTGAGTAAGGAATGAGTCATACCCAAAGACTTTCTCCCATTCATTGTATTTATAAGCTTTCTCTATAGTACCAACTTTTTGATGTTCCATAAAGGACGAGAAGTAAAAGATATTCTCAAATTCTTTGTAATCATACTGGTTTTCTCCAATATGAAGTCTTGGATGTTCATTAAATTGTGGGCTTTGGTTAAAGATTTGATGGCATTCCTTATATTCATAGAGTTTTTCTCCTCTATGACTTCCCTTATGATCACCAAAATGTAGTATATGATTGAAAGACTGAACAGCATCAGTACATTTGAAAAGATTATCCCCAATTTGCACCCTTGCAGGGTGGATAGGTTGCACTGACTGGTAGAAGGCTTTGTCATAATCATTATTTTCACAGGTAATCTTATCTGCATACATTATGGCTGAGTTACATCTCCAGCTTTCAGCATTTGTATCAGGCTTATAGAAGTGTTCTATTTGAGAAACTCTCGGAGATGGGACAAAGCTCTGGTTACACTCTGCCCCAAGTTGACAGAACTCAGAGCCTCTCTGAGACAATACTTGCTTTTGCATGAAGACCATTTGCCTCATGGCTGTACTCTGGTTCATGTGGTACATTTCTAATTGGTCTCTACATCCCAACACTTCTAACCTAGAGAACCAAGGATCATCCCATATGTACCTTTCCAACTTCATGCTATGGGATTGTTCTTCAAAAATGCTCTGTGTTGGGATCAACACTTTGCTTTCAAGAATTCTCATCCATtctgaaataaacagaaaaaaaaccatGAGAGCATAGAGAAAGAACTTCTAAGAATAGTGTGGAAAACGTGTGATTTGTTGTCCATATTACTGAAAAGACAAGTGTGAACTTGTGTTCAAGTGACTCGTGACCCAGAGAAAGGTCACCACAGGGAAGAGAGAACAGTGAAATGTGAACAAAAACAGTTAACCAGGGTACAAAGTGTGTCCTGAAAACTAGTAAAACCCAGGAAGGAGTGTTTTTCCCAGGAAAATGAGGACCAGAATAAGGGCATGCAGGAAGCCTGAGATGCTCAAACTTTGCACATTCCCAACAAGGCCTGTTTGCTGATCGGCCTGTGGCCAACTCCTAGGAACTGAGGTCTTGGAATGGTTTGGCTGGTAAGTGTTCTGCATGCTTGAGGCCCTGAAGCACACTGTACCAATTTCTCTACAGAGTTTGTGCAAACAGTGTCATTTAGGTGACGACCTGTTTTCCTCTAGGTTCTGGAGTACCTGCAGTCAGTGCCTGGGTGACCAACTCCAGTAAACACCCTGGACTCCTAGGCTCCGACAAGCTTCCCAGTAGATGACTCTTCACACATGCCATCACAGCTCACTGCTGAAGGAATTAAGTATGTCCTCTGCATGCCCTCTGGGAAAGCACTACTGACAGCTGCTCTTTGCTTCCTCTAAACTTAGCTCCATGCATCTTTTCCCTCTGCTGATGGTGCTGTGTATCCTCTCCCTGTAATAAACCCCCTGAGCATAATGACTCCCGAGCTCTGTGAGTTCCTCTAGTGAATCACTGAAGCTCAGGCTGGTCTGGGGATCCCTGACAAAAGGACACACTGAGTGCTATTAaggtgaaaaataagaaatattcaatGGCTTAAAAGATAGATGAGCAACCActgtttaaattattaaattgtcCTAATGCATTTCTGTTATAAAATCCTTCTTGCTCCCCTATTTTGAAACCTGccaggaaaaggaggaggtgggTTAAGGGAAAGTATCACCAACAGAGCCTTCATGCCAGGATGTTTTCTAGGATAACAGGCATTCACATTACTTCCTATTCCACAAAGTTCAGTCAATGACACAAAATTCATCACCCCAAAGGGCAAAAAATTATCATGGTTTTAGGATATCTCTAAAGTTACAATTGTTCTAATGACTAGAGAATCAATTGTAGAGCAATGACACAGGAGACAGACTTGAAAGACAGCATATTGTGATGAAACAGACACAGGAATTATAGCCTGATAATCTGTATTTAAACATTGGCTCTGCCACTATCCTTAGAGGACTTTTCTGATGATTAAGTGAGATTGTGAATACATGAAATGACTGGCAAATTCAATATATGGAAGCTACCTGCTGAAGGAGCAGTCTTCCAACAACTGAAGAagtctgtattagttttctattactgctATAACAAATCACAACACCtgcagtggcttaaaataacacaaattatcttacagttctggaagtcagaagtccaaatAGTTTTCACCAAGCTAAAATCAAGGTAGCTTCCCTCTGGAAGCTCTAGGGAAGATCAGTATCCTCGCCTTTTCCTGCTTCTGGAAGCTGCCTGCATGCTTTGGCTTGttgctccttcctctgtcttcaaagcatatcactccaatctctgcttctgtcaatcacatctcctctctgtgtctcggACGCTTCTGCCTCACTCTTTTAAGGACCTTGTGATTACAATGGGCCCACCTAGATATTCCAAAAATGaactctccatctcaagatccttaatttcttcacatcttaaaagtcccttttgtcatatAAAGTAGCATATTCACaagttccagggattaggatggGGAACACTTGGGAGGAAGGgggtcattattcagcctactacaGGGTCTAAAGCCCCAGGACTCAACAAGACCTAGACCCTTGTCCTCTTTCTCTAGGTTTTTCTCTCTTCACTATGCACCATTTGCCCATTTTACTACCCAAGTCCCTTACAACAAAGGCTCTATTCAGCTCAAGAACTGGCATTTATTACCAATTTCAAGATTAGCTCCTAGAAGTTAGGGAATGATCTTCATATAGCTTTTGAATCCTTCCagtagaaactttaaaaaatggtagCTGACCAACTCACTGATCAAATGAACAATTCTTGTCCAACTTTATACTCACTCAGTACTTGTGGCCTGAATAGTCCAGCACCAGAGACAAGAAAGTACAGTCTCCCAGCTGGAAGTTAGAATCTATCTGATAAGAGGACATACCAAACAGTTATGAACAATATACACAATATACCACTGAGGCTGTAGATGCTAAGTGGCTGGGAGGTGGGAAAAGGAGATCAGCACTGACGGAAGCAATCAAGGAAGGGTTCACACAAAAGAAACGACATGAAGTAAGCCTTCAAACATGGCTTGAATGCAGACAGACTGCTAGTCTGAGCAAAGGCATGCGTAATGTGACTGATATGTAAACAGGACATGATAGATGCCAGCTGAGTAAACTGCAGAACTagtcagaaaatgagaaaaataatagaaaaaactgGAAGGTCTTCAAATCTGGTCAGAGTTATTTAAAAggcatttcttttttgaaagattagccctgaactaacatctgctgccaatcttcctctttttgctgaggaagactggccctgagctaacatccatgcccatcgtcctcttctttatatgtgggatgcttgccacaattgtgcttgacaagcggtgtgtaggtccatgcccgggatccaaaccggcaaaccccaggccgccaaagcagaacgtgcaaacttaattgctgcgacactgggctggccccaaaaaggCAATTCTAATCACGGCAGGTTTACTGACAGAGATCTCATAATGGGAGATTTCAGGGAGATAAATCTAGAAATAACACTTGAGTTAGCTAATAACAAGAATTTACTCATCAATTTAAGCTGGAAGTTTATGAACAAGGGAACCTGAGAGTGAGGTTGGTAAAAGCTGAATGATATAGCTGACATTTCAAAGGAAGAACATCTCAAGAATTAGAAGAAAGATTACTTCTTggagaggaaagagcaggaaATCAAGATAACTTCTCAATTTCCAGCTTTGGGGACTCATGGAAGCCTGGTACCAGGGATATACACCAGGAAGATGGGGAAACATAATCTAGAAGGAAGAGACAAGATTCTTGGTTCTATCAAGAACAAGGAGACAGTTGAGATGATTTGCAGGATGGTGGAAGAGTAAGGTTGGAGGTGGCAGAATCACAGGGCTCAGGATGGTGACTTAGAATAGTCAGCACTGAGGTGGGAGAGTTAAAATTACAGGAATTCATGAGCCTCTGGAGGAAGGTTTCACATCTGAATAGGGGGCAACTGGTTAGAATCCACAAAAGCCCACTTCATTAGAATGAATGGGAAGATGTCCACCTTCAGGATTTCAGAAGAGTACACTGTTAAAACCAGCAAGGATTTACCAGAACAACCAGAACAGTATGTACCCTAATCTACTTTTGGAAAGGTGAAAAGTAACTACATATTCCTAAATCCTTGTAGTTGCATAAAGAAACTCTGGAAACATATAACAGAAATTACTGAAAGTGATCACCTGGAGCAAGAGGTCAGTGAAAATGGCAAAACAAGGACCTCTGAAATTTCACTGCTCCATAAAACCAAAAAGATGTGAAAACTGTCAGAATCTATTTTTCCAGAATTCTATAAATTAACCAAAGCCTTGCAGCAACCTAGGGagagtctatttaaaaaaaacagcttaATTTAAGTAAGAACAgtgagctttgtggcattttaacttaccCTAGTTCTATCCCTGGCTCCCTAACTCAGCAAAATCCTTGGAAAATAACAGCCCATATTTCTGGTGCTAGAGGGAGCTGACAAAGCTTGGAGCTTTTTCAAAGCCTCATTCGCAAAGAACAGTCATTACTGGACCTGCTTAGTGGTTCCCTGCAAGATCCTACTCAAAAGGCTTGTTGGGCACTCGCACAGTGCTAAAAGCCTCTAAGGAGCAGGTATCTGTCAAACATTTACAGGCAATGTTTTAAATTTGCTGCTGTCTGAGATGATGGAAAACAGTTGGGGTGAACAACACACAAAccaaaaagatgaaaggaaaaagctGAAGAGTGAAACGTCCATGGGGGTTTGAAAAGTTCTgacatattcctgggaatctagacagccacatgcataCACATCATAATTAAGCTGTCAAAAGCCACAGCCAAAGAGAGAATcccaaaagcagcaagagagaagcaactcatCACATGCAAGGGAACTTCACCAAAAGACTAACAGcttatttctcatcagaaaccatagaggccagaaagaagaaaactgtcaATCACaaattctatatctggcaaaaccatccttcaaaaatgaaggagaaatcggggctggccccgtggccgagtggttaagttcacgcgctctgctgcaggcggcccagtgtttcgttggttcgaatcctgggcgcggacatggcactgctcatcaagccacactgaggcagcatcccacataccacaactagaaggacccacaacaaagaatatacaactatgtactggctttggggagaaaaaggaaaaaataaaatcttaaaaaaaaaaaaaatgaaggagaaatcaagacattcccagataaacaaaacctgagAGAGTTTGCTGCTAGCaaacctgccttataagaaatgcttAAGGGAGTTGttaggttgaaatgaaaggacactagacagtaactagATATACAGAATACCATTAAAgataactacataggtaaatataacaAGACTGTATAAacgcatttttttttgtttgtaactcttttttttcctgatttaaaagacaactaaaTAAACCAATAAGTATAAATCTATGTTGAGGGACACACAATGTCTAgatataatttgtgacaataacagCATAAACGGAGAACAGAGCTATATAGAATCAAAGTTTCTGTATACTATCAAAATTAaattggtatttatccaaactaGACTGTTATaattaagatgttaattataATCCCCAGGGCAACCACTAAGAGAATATcccaaaaattaaaagtaaaagataaatggTTACCTGTGTgcactgtgtgtatgtgtgtgctgtgtgtgtgtgtgcatctccactctgtgtgtgtggggggtggttaAGAATAATGTGGATAAGGGCAAGGagtataaaaaagatttttcagCTTACACATTTTATGTAACTTTGAGTTTTCTGAACATACGAATATATTACCTATATAaaaaacctattttttaaaagaagaatctgTGGCTACAGGCTACAAATTTGGCAATAAAGGAATTAAGGAATAATTAAAAAGCAGGTAAGTGAATAAGAAGTCATCTTAGAGAAGGGGACAGCAGAGAATATGAGAGGCATCAGGAGAGTGGATAGTGAGGAGCAAAAGTGTAGCATACAAAAACTGTTACCTTGTTAATAGGATGGGCATCTTTGCTCTAGATCAAGAGCAGCAAAAGAGTCATACAAGGGATAAAGCTCTTAGAGGAAATTGTGAAGGTCCCTGAGGAGGGTAACTCCTCCTGGCCTCAGCCCATTTCTCAAACAAGGAGGGCTGGGGGGAAAGTTCCTCACTCCCTCCTGGAGCCTGCTCTCACCTGGACAAGTGCTTTGAGGATATGCTTGCTCCACCGACCATGGCTCTTCTCCTTGCTCCAACAGGGAGATGACCTCAGGCTTGGGGATCTGATTCCCTGCATGCAAAGGAAAAACGTGGGCTTGTGAGCTTCCATTGCCTGTTCCTCTCTGACTTCTCCCTTGGGCAGTATAAGTACGGTTCCTCCCACTTCATGCCTCATAAGCATGAGGAATTTCATCCTTGAACCTCAGGGCTCAAGATCATCTCAGCCCTCCTGAGGCCCCCATGAGCTTTAACACGGAGTAGCAGACAGTACTGCAATGGGAATAGCTCCATTTACTTGGGCAGCACCCGCCTTACCCACAGAGAGCAGGTGCCCATaggtctccagcatcacatcccgGTACAGGGTCCTCTGAACAGGGTCCAGCTGCCCCCACTCTTCTTGGGTGAAGTCCACAGCCACGTCCTTGAAGGTCACTGGTTCCTAAAAGAGCACACATGTTCCACCTCAGCCTGGGGCCACCCCCTGCAATGTTTTCTGGGGATGGAGTGAGGGTGACATCCCTGGGAGGAGACAGGACATAGAGGAACTGGGTATGTTCAATATTCTGACTGATGTTGGTCAGGTCTCACTGGGAGCCACCCAGGGCCCTGCATTTGGGAATACAGTCTTAGGGAATTAGATACCTGGGCCCACAGTAACCACAACAAAGATGAGCAGGTCTCTCCTGAGATGTCTGCCCAACTCTAGTAACACTGGCTAGTGTGGACACGAGTCCCACCAGGGCAATGCCCCCTTCTTCTCTGGAGATACAGACACTTAATAAGGCCAGGACCAGGATGGACACAGATGGTAAGCACTGGTCACAGACCAGAGACCTTGGGGTTGGAACCTTTGCTCAGCATGTGGAGCTGGGACCTGAAGAGTGATGTGAACATTCACAGGCTGTCTTCCTGGCCACAGCAGGGACGTTTCCATTCCCAGATCATCTCCATCCCAAAGACTGGAGCTAAGAGTCAGACAGGATTTAGCAGAGCAGCCCAGGCCAAGGAGAATCAGTTACAGTTGCCGTCAAAAGCATTTGAGTTTTAGAAAGTTCAAGCTATGTTTTTAGGAAAAATACAACCAGGAATACTCACTGCACAGCTAGAGGGGAAGATGAGTTATCACCCaagtctgatttttttcaatgaatCCAGCCCTTACAATCCTTGTAAGCCATTGGCATGAGCCTCAGGTATGTGGCATTTCCAGGGTGAGGAGGGGGCCTGCCTTCCCTTGTGGTGGTGGAAGGCAGTGAGCTGTGTGTCACAGGTAAGGTGCTACAAACCCTACAGCCCCTGATGGGGTGTAGGCCCCCATCTTGGCCTGTCTGTGCACTACAGTCCTCGCCACCATCTGGCAAGGAGCATTCTGGTCTACCTCCGTATCAGTGCGAAATCCACCCAAGACACACACCTGCTGAGCCGAGGTGCGTGCAGTGCAGCGCATTTCCGCTCTGAGAGTCCTGTGAACCTCAACCCACCCCTTCACagcctgtgacctcacttctcttatACCCACATGCAGCCTTTCCCACAGCCTTCCTTTTTGTCCCTGCTAGTCATGGCTTATAAACTCAGCTTATCAACTCTGGTCAGGGCCAGCTCTCGCTGCTATGTCTTCAGTGTACTGACTTTTACTCTGTCGGTCTGAACCGCTCCCTTCCACCTTCACACGACTGGCTTAAAACACAGAACTGATTCTGCTCCAGAAGTGGGAATCAGAACTGATTCCCTTATTCTGAAAGCATTTAAAACCGCTGATCACAAGCTGCCTTGGTGAAACCCTCCCCAACCTTGGACTTGATGCCAATTTCCAGATTTTCCTCTTACAGACctgcccaggcctcagtttcctcaatggctgctgctgctgctgctatgtttttgaataatgcaaactttttaatttaaatgtaacatTCGGACAGAAAGCACACAAATCATAAGCTCAATGCACTTTCAGAGTGATCACACCCAGGGGCCCAGCTGGGAGGCTGTGCTTACTGCCCAGGATGCCCTTGGACCTGTGCTCATTTCATACTACCTAATCTCCCTGGAGAGCAGCATCTACTTAGATGGCTTCAAAGTTCACCTATACTCAACACGGTTCAAACCTACACCCTGGCAGCTGTCAAGCTGATGGACAGAGCCAAGAGCTCACCTCCCACTCCTCCCAAGACCCCAGTGGAATCCCCATACACTTTTAAAAAGGACTAGAAGAACCACATCTAATAGACACAGGAGGAACGAAATCATTAGAGAGTGATTCTGCAACCCTAATAAAAGAGCAGACACCAGCAATGATCACCAATGACTGCTAACCACTGGTGGAAGGCAGACAGGGAACTCATGATGGAGGCTGACAATACCTGCACCCATTAATCCATTGTATCATCTGAAAATGGGACAACCAGACAGCCTGTGCCCACTGCTGAAACACAGGAGGAAGGACCCAGAACCACCCATGAGGTACTCTTGCCAAAGACACAACCTGAATCTATTTCAGCCTCTAGCCCAACTACGAGCTTACAGGAGACAAAGGGATGAGGAACTCATCCAATGACATCCCAAGGGTAAAACCAGGCAAACCAAGACAGCTGACGTAGCTTCTTCAGCACATGAAGCACATGCAATGTGTGGTCTTTGTTTGAATTGATTTGAACAAGCCAGttgtaaaaagacatttttgggACAAGTGGAGAAAACTGAACATGGACTGGGTATTAGGTAAACCTAAGGGATTACTGTTATTTTTGTTGGGTGTAAAAAAGATACTGTGGTTATCTTCCAGAAGGTATGCATCTTTTAGATATACACACAGAAGCGTCTACAGGTGAAACAAtatctgagatttgctttaaatacttgttttccaaaaattttgttttcacaaaATACTTGTGTATTGGAATAGatgaaaagaaaggcagaaagatgaAAGCTGACAGTTGCTGAAGCTGGTGAATATAGGTGTCTGCGGTCAGCTGAATAACGGGtaccccaaagatgtccatgtcctaatccctaGAACCTGTGATTGTTACCTTAATACGACCAAAGGGACTTTGCAGTGCTGTGATTAAGGATGTTGAGATAgcattatctt comes from Equus asinus isolate D_3611 breed Donkey chromosome 26, EquAss-T2T_v2, whole genome shotgun sequence and encodes:
- the ZNF606 gene encoding LOW QUALITY PROTEIN: zinc finger protein 606 (The sequence of the model RefSeq protein was modified relative to this genomic sequence to represent the inferred CDS: deleted 2 bases in 1 codon) codes for the protein MAAVNPWASWGVLTDESWGMAAVDPWVSWGESRACVPIGHIGCHVVASPSSDLPLPWITASEPALCPQDTAWRVEETPEEGRKATGLLTAQVQEPVTFKDVAVDFTQEEWGQLDPVQRTLYRDVMLETYGHLLSVGNQIPKPEVISLLEQGEEPWSVEQAYPQSTCPEWMRILESKVLIPTQSIFEEQSHSMKLERYIWDDPWFSRLEVLGCRDQLEMYHMNQSTAMRQMVFMQKQVLSQRGSEFCQLGAECNQSFVPSPRVSQIEHFYKPDTNAESWRCNSAIMYADKITCENNDYDKAFYQSVQPIHPARVQIGDNLFKCTDAVQSFNHILHFGDHKGSHRGEKLYEYKECHQIFNQSPQFNEHPRLHIGENQYDYKEFENIFYFSSFMEHQKVGTIEKAYKYNEWEKVFGYDSFLTQHTSTYTAEKPYEYNECGTSFIWSSYLIQHKKTHTGEKPYECDKCGKVFRNRSALTKHERTHTGIKPYECNKCGKAFSWNSHLIVHKRIHTGEKPYVCNECGKSFNWNSHLIGHQRTHTGEKPFECTECGKSFSWSSHLIAHMRMHTGEKPFKCDECEKAFRDYSALSKHERTHSGAKPYKCTECGKSFSWSSHLIAHQRTHTGEKPYNCQECGKAFRERSALTKHEIIHSGIKPYECNKCGKSCSQMAHLVRHQRTHTGEKPYECNKCGKSFSQSCHLVAHRRIHTGEKPYKCNQCERSFNCSSHLIAHRRTHTGEKPYRCNECGKAFNESSSLITSEKSYWRKTLQM